In Thermodesulfobacteriota bacterium, one DNA window encodes the following:
- a CDS encoding branched-chain amino acid ABC transporter permease has product MGCGNFKTSYSKDMAIFQTNWIRNWIIGFIVFLIIFPFTASPYLIYVINITAIAVIGALGLNIITGYCGQISFGQAAFLAIGAYTSAILSAKVGLSFWMAMPLSGFITAFAGLLVGIPSLRLKGLYLVMTTLALVFICQFVVINWESMTGGSKGHSVPLPTIFSYTIRSDLSFYFLIMPITALAVLFAKNLTRTKPGRAFVAIRDRYIAAEIIGVNIARFKVMAFFISSFYVGIAGSLYAHYTREISPEHFPITLSIDYIAMIIIGGMGSILGSVYGAIFVTMLPEGIRMFSDLFRGSAPFLTERILELKAIVFGLIIILFLIFEPDGINGRWQKIKVYWKKWPYKYR; this is encoded by the coding sequence ATGGGGTGCGGAAATTTTAAGACGTCTTACAGCAAGGATATGGCAATCTTCCAGACCAACTGGATAAGAAACTGGATTATAGGATTTATAGTATTTTTAATAATTTTCCCATTTACTGCCAGTCCATACCTGATTTATGTAATAAACATCACAGCCATTGCAGTTATTGGTGCTTTAGGACTCAATATAATAACCGGTTATTGTGGGCAGATATCCTTTGGCCAGGCGGCTTTTCTCGCTATAGGGGCATATACTTCGGCTATACTTTCTGCAAAAGTGGGTCTTTCATTCTGGATGGCTATGCCTCTATCCGGCTTTATTACTGCCTTTGCTGGATTGCTGGTCGGAATACCCTCTTTAAGACTTAAGGGGCTATATCTGGTCATGACCACTCTGGCCCTTGTTTTTATCTGCCAATTTGTAGTTATCAATTGGGAAAGCATGACAGGTGGTTCGAAAGGACACAGTGTTCCCCTACCAACTATATTTAGTTATACAATACGGTCGGATCTCTCATTCTATTTTCTCATAATGCCAATTACTGCTTTAGCAGTCCTTTTTGCTAAAAATCTGACAAGGACAAAACCAGGTCGAGCATTTGTAGCCATCCGTGACAGATATATAGCTGCTGAAATTATCGGAGTGAATATTGCTAGATTCAAAGTCATGGCTTTTTTTATAAGTTCCTTCTATGTAGGAATAGCTGGAAGCCTTTATGCCCACTATACAAGAGAGATAAGCCCGGAACATTTTCCGATAACTCTCTCTATAGACTATATTGCAATGATAATTATAGGAGGTATGGGTTCTATCCTGGGCTCTGTATATGGAGCTATATTTGTAACCATGTTACCTGAGGGTATAAGAATGTTCTCCGATTTATTTAGAGGGTCTGCACCATTTCTCACTGAAAGGATACTGGAGTTGAAGGCTATCGTTTTTGGTCTGATCATAATCTTGTTTTTGATTTTTGAACCAGATGGTATCAATGGTCGCTGGCAAAAGATAAAGGTTTATTGGAAAAAATGGCCGTATAAGTATAGATAA
- a CDS encoding AMP-binding protein yields the protein MRKDTLPHILHAQVEKYGNKKVALREKNFGVWDEITWKEYGDHVRNFALGLISLGLEKGDHVCIIGENCREWLYADLGIQSAGGISVGIYSIDYAEGVRYIVDHCEAKFIVAEDQEQTDKVMEFKERQPHLKKCIVMDMKGLRDYNDPFIMSFNEVEEMGKRLYETSPSIFYDRLDEVKPDDVCMMLYTSGTTSVPKGVMITHRIYLAWIDGLQAANPVKEGDIVLSFLPLNHGIERLMSVVIPLCFGCTVNFSESTETVQENMYEIAPTLLLAVPRIYEKLCSEVKINVQDSTWLKRLAFKLAMPVGYKVTDMEMARRKVRWYWRFLYFVAYLACFRAIKDQMGFLRLRIAYTGGAAVAPEMNRFFYAVGIKLRELYGMTEIGIVATHQGRDIKIGTAGKFLPGVEWKITQEGELLCKVKSLFAGYYKNPEATQSAKGDGWMRTNDLVYVDDEGYLHVLGRRQDVFITSDGRIIAPDEIENKLKFSPYIYEAVVVGEGMEYLIALIQIDFSNVGKWAMNNKIAYTTFKSLSLNSAVYDLIAEEIREVNRSLAHDRQIKKFNLITKELDHDEDELTATQKVRRTAIREMYRDLIRETYESGYEL from the coding sequence ATGAGAAAAGATACCTTGCCGCATATACTTCATGCCCAAGTGGAGAAATATGGAAATAAAAAAGTTGCACTGAGGGAAAAAAATTTTGGTGTTTGGGATGAAATAACATGGAAAGAATATGGTGATCACGTCAGGAATTTTGCCCTGGGGCTTATAAGTCTTGGTCTGGAAAAAGGTGATCATGTATGTATTATTGGGGAAAATTGTCGGGAATGGCTGTACGCAGATTTAGGGATTCAATCTGCAGGTGGTATTTCTGTGGGTATATACTCAATTGATTATGCTGAAGGTGTGAGATACATCGTGGACCATTGTGAAGCGAAGTTTATTGTTGCTGAGGACCAGGAACAGACCGATAAGGTAATGGAGTTTAAGGAAAGACAGCCCCATCTCAAGAAGTGCATCGTTATGGATATGAAAGGATTAAGGGACTATAATGACCCTTTTATAATGAGTTTTAACGAGGTCGAGGAGATGGGGAAGAGATTATATGAGACCAGTCCTTCCATCTTCTATGACCGTCTTGATGAAGTAAAACCCGATGATGTGTGTATGATGCTTTACACTTCGGGGACGACTTCTGTACCTAAAGGTGTTATGATTACCCACAGGATTTATCTGGCTTGGATCGATGGATTGCAGGCTGCCAATCCGGTTAAAGAAGGAGACATAGTGCTCTCCTTTTTGCCTCTTAATCATGGTATTGAGCGGCTCATGTCTGTTGTTATCCCTTTGTGCTTTGGGTGTACCGTCAACTTTTCTGAAAGTACAGAGACTGTCCAGGAGAATATGTACGAAATCGCTCCAACACTCCTGCTGGCGGTGCCGAGGATTTACGAGAAACTGTGTTCTGAAGTCAAAATAAATGTCCAGGATTCTACATGGTTAAAAAGGTTAGCCTTCAAGTTGGCTATGCCTGTGGGATATAAGGTGACGGATATGGAAATGGCTCGAAGGAAGGTACGATGGTATTGGCGGTTTCTCTATTTTGTAGCCTACCTGGCATGCTTTAGGGCAATCAAAGATCAGATGGGATTTCTGAGGTTGAGAATTGCCTATACCGGAGGGGCGGCTGTAGCCCCTGAGATGAACCGATTCTTTTATGCTGTCGGAATCAAGTTAAGAGAGCTTTACGGTATGACAGAGATAGGAATAGTGGCAACACATCAGGGGAGGGATATAAAGATTGGAACCGCTGGGAAATTTCTTCCCGGTGTAGAGTGGAAGATTACCCAGGAGGGTGAGTTGTTGTGTAAGGTGAAAAGCCTTTTTGCCGGTTATTATAAAAACCCGGAGGCTACCCAATCTGCAAAGGGAGATGGATGGATGCGCACAAACGATCTTGTCTATGTTGACGATGAAGGTTATCTCCACGTCCTTGGCAGAAGACAGGACGTTTTTATTACCTCTGACGGAAGAATTATAGCCCCGGATGAGATAGAGAACAAACTGAAATTCAGTCCATATATATATGAGGCTGTAGTGGTAGGAGAGGGGATGGAATATCTAATTGCCTTGATCCAGATAGACTTTTCTAATGTTGGAAAATGGGCTATGAACAATAAGATAGCGTATACTACTTTTAAAAGCCTCTCTTTGAACTCTGCCGTATATGATTTAATTGCAGAAGAAATAAGGGAGGTAAATAGGTCGTTGGCACATGATAGACAAATTAAAAAATTTAATTTGATTACCAAGGAACTGGACCATGATGAAGATGAGTTGACAGCCACTCAAAAGGTAAGAAGGACGGCTATTAGGGAAATGTACAGGGACTTAATTAGAGAAACGTACGAAAGTGGCTACGAGTTATGA
- a CDS encoding ABC transporter substrate-binding protein, with the protein MRKKKNIVLILVVGFILFGAYPLSAETSRGVSKDTIKIGVLTDITGVTASIQGPSLEGYKIFFRWVNDRGGIDGRKIDLIIEDTKYSIPQNFAAFKKFMYRDKVFAILGSGASAADIALTPLVAEEKVPRIPLSKSGQLVDPFQRYTFINAPIYEDGIRLLVDYIVKELNPKDLRLGIVLADAEAFKPGLKVAQERGKKYGVEVTGIFLSMGALDATSQVLQLKREKVNCVIIHNISTAAITLVTAGKKLGFNPNYFGSYWATQDQLIKAAKEAARNYWGVHCFSGWDEENPGIKELRSVTKKYDSGATWKDRAYTDGWVLSMILAEGIKRAKNNLTNEGLVNAIESMKNFSTKDLSGPLTYSSANHKPNEFFKIYKADVEKGFFVPISSWKKPLD; encoded by the coding sequence ATGAGAAAGAAAAAAAATATTGTATTGATTTTGGTTGTGGGTTTTATTCTTTTTGGGGCATACCCACTCTCAGCCGAAACCAGCAGGGGAGTGAGCAAAGACACAATAAAGATCGGTGTCTTAACTGACATAACAGGAGTGACCGCTTCCATACAGGGGCCATCCCTGGAGGGGTATAAGATATTTTTCAGATGGGTAAATGATAGGGGAGGAATCGATGGAAGAAAGATAGACCTTATAATTGAGGACACAAAATACAGCATACCACAAAACTTTGCTGCGTTTAAAAAATTTATGTATAGAGACAAAGTCTTTGCCATTCTCGGGTCTGGTGCCAGTGCAGCAGATATTGCCCTGACTCCTCTGGTAGCAGAAGAAAAGGTACCTAGAATACCGTTGAGCAAGTCCGGCCAGCTTGTTGATCCTTTTCAACGTTATACATTTATTAATGCTCCTATATATGAAGACGGTATAAGGCTATTAGTTGACTATATAGTCAAAGAGTTAAACCCTAAGGATTTGAGGCTGGGAATTGTTCTTGCGGATGCCGAGGCATTTAAACCAGGCCTCAAAGTAGCCCAGGAACGAGGTAAAAAATATGGGGTGGAGGTAACCGGTATATTCCTGAGTATGGGAGCCCTCGATGCTACATCACAGGTATTACAATTAAAGAGAGAAAAGGTCAACTGTGTAATCATTCATAACATTAGCACAGCGGCGATAACACTGGTTACGGCGGGAAAGAAATTGGGATTTAATCCTAACTATTTTGGTTCCTACTGGGCAACTCAGGACCAACTTATCAAAGCAGCCAAAGAAGCAGCCAGGAATTACTGGGGAGTTCATTGTTTCAGTGGTTGGGACGAGGAGAACCCCGGGATTAAGGAACTCAGAAGCGTGACTAAGAAATATGATTCTGGTGCAACCTGGAAGGACAGGGCATATACTGATGGATGGGTCTTGTCTATGATACTTGCTGAGGGGATAAAAAGGGCAAAAAACAATCTTACTAACGAGGGGTTGGTAAATGCTATTGAATCTATGAAAAACTTCAGCACGAAAGACCTCTCAGGCCCCCTTACCTATAGCTCTGCAAATCACAAACCAAATGAATTCTTCAAGATCTATAAGGCCGATGTAGAGAAAGGATTTTTTGTTCCCATCTCAAGTTGGAAGAAACCCCTCGATTAA
- a CDS encoding CaiB/BaiF CoA-transferase family protein: MAGALDGIKVLDFSRLLPFEYCTMMLADLGAEVLKVEEPEKGDYMRWLPPKNKKEGYIFLLANRNKKSMTLNFNTEKGREIVYRLVKKYDVLFESFRPGIMDGFGLGYKDLKEINPRLVYCSSTGYGQTGPYKDKAGHDANYIAVAGILGVTGRHTGAPVIPGIPIADMSIGIFSAYAILAGLMARDRTGKGQHIDVSMTDCMVSYNTIPLAHHFAGYEYGIGESSGSLEITGHALWYNCFETRDGKYLFLGNLEKKFWINLCKAIGREDFVDFEFATGKKRDEIMAEMRSIFLTKSREEWLEIMGGKDFCASPVNSLEEVVADPQVNAREMILETDHPVEGTIKQIGFPYKFSETPGKIKTPPPVLGQHTNEVLANFGYTEDDIRDLEEKGIV, encoded by the coding sequence ATGGCAGGCGCATTGGATGGTATAAAAGTTCTGGATTTTTCGAGGCTTTTGCCCTTTGAATATTGCACCATGATGCTGGCGGATTTAGGCGCGGAAGTCCTCAAAGTTGAAGAGCCCGAGAAGGGTGATTATATGAGGTGGCTACCTCCCAAGAACAAGAAGGAGGGTTATATTTTCCTCCTTGCCAATCGTAATAAAAAGAGTATGACATTGAACTTCAATACAGAAAAGGGAAGAGAAATTGTATACCGGTTGGTCAAAAAATATGATGTCTTATTTGAGAGTTTTAGGCCTGGAATTATGGATGGTTTTGGACTTGGTTATAAAGATTTAAAGGAGATAAACCCGAGGCTGGTCTACTGTTCATCAACAGGCTATGGGCAGACCGGTCCGTATAAAGACAAGGCCGGACACGATGCAAACTACATCGCGGTAGCCGGGATACTTGGTGTTACTGGACGACATACGGGTGCTCCCGTTATCCCTGGGATACCTATTGCCGATATGTCCATCGGGATATTTTCAGCCTATGCTATCCTTGCGGGCCTGATGGCAAGGGATAGAACGGGCAAAGGGCAGCACATAGATGTTTCCATGACGGACTGTATGGTCTCGTATAATACGATTCCCCTTGCCCATCACTTCGCAGGGTATGAGTATGGAATAGGGGAAAGTAGTGGTTCTCTGGAGATTACCGGTCATGCTTTGTGGTATAATTGCTTTGAAACGAGAGATGGTAAATACCTCTTCCTCGGAAATCTGGAGAAGAAGTTCTGGATAAACTTGTGTAAGGCAATAGGCAGAGAGGATTTTGTCGATTTTGAGTTTGCCACAGGGAAAAAGCGGGATGAGATAATGGCCGAGATGCGTAGTATTTTCTTGACTAAGTCGAGAGAAGAATGGTTGGAGATAATGGGAGGTAAAGACTTCTGCGCAAGCCCCGTGAATTCGCTGGAAGAGGTTGTTGCTGATCCCCAGGTTAATGCCCGCGAGATGATTCTTGAGACAGACCATCCTGTGGAGGGTACGATAAAACAGATAGGGTTCCCGTACAAATTTTCCGAAACCCCGGGCAAAATTAAAACGCCACCACCTGTGCTGGGCCAACATACAAATGAGGTATTGGCTAATTTCGGCTATACTGAAGATGATATAAGAGATTTAGAAGAAAAAGGGATTGTTTGA
- a CDS encoding TetR/AcrR family transcriptional regulator, protein MAKREEILEAATMLFYEKGYQSTSMNDLANEMGLSKSAIYHYFRSKEEILVEIYEKTITDATNELSKLATSDKSTIDKLREAIINQIEHIMIERQSMLKIFFQEEEQLPDKFHKSIKKRKREYNRLIEGIFTEGISEGIFKKGDPQLFVNAFLGMCLWVYRWYKPNSKYKPEDISKYFVKLIEEGCLTPDFKRLTKETVTTPSNGEDISGGDFSVESVIKRMRYHTSMIEILNSQLNTLLEEKIIQH, encoded by the coding sequence ATGGCGAAAAGAGAAGAAATTCTGGAAGCAGCAACCATGCTTTTTTATGAAAAGGGATACCAATCTACATCCATGAATGACCTGGCAAACGAGATGGGTCTGAGCAAATCCGCTATCTACCACTATTTCAGGAGTAAAGAAGAAATTTTAGTGGAAATTTATGAAAAAACCATTACAGATGCTACCAATGAACTTTCCAAACTGGCCACTTCTGATAAGTCTACCATTGACAAATTACGGGAGGCTATTATAAACCAAATAGAACATATTATGATTGAAAGACAATCCATGTTAAAAATATTTTTTCAGGAAGAAGAACAGCTTCCTGACAAGTTTCATAAATCTATAAAAAAGAGAAAAAGAGAATACAATAGACTGATAGAAGGCATTTTTACCGAAGGTATAAGTGAGGGCATATTTAAAAAAGGTGATCCTCAACTTTTCGTAAATGCCTTTCTTGGTATGTGTTTGTGGGTGTACAGGTGGTATAAGCCGAATAGCAAATACAAACCTGAGGATATTTCAAAATACTTTGTGAAACTAATAGAAGAAGGTTGTCTTACTCCTGATTTTAAAAGACTAACCAAAGAAACAGTCACTACGCCTTCAAATGGTGAGGATATTTCTGGAGGTGATTTTTCAGTTGAAAGTGTAATAAAAAGAATGCGTTATCATACTTCGATGATTGAAATATTAAACAGCCAATTAAACACTCTCTTAGAGGAGAAAATAATACAACACTAA
- a CDS encoding hydroxymethylglutaryl-CoA synthase, which produces MAVGIVGYGVYIPKCRIKREDIAKVWGGGGRGENAALNDNEDVITMAVEASVNAIEHSGLADVREVDAIYLGTDSPPNIEHSSIGVIAQTLGAKRDIEVMDFTTTPRAGIAALKACIDAVKSGRVRYGLVIASDYRPASPGSNMEMFFGGGAGAFIVGDKDTIADLEEVYTYSGNFRDNWRSLADTYVRDYEPRFTRQYGYTEHIHNSLKGLLSKTGLTIDQFQHIVFQQPDARLPMEIARKLKLTSEQTKLGSIFNDIGDTGAACLFIGLSSVFDRAISGDKVLAVSYGSGTSDALYLTVREPIEKAKGRCKSYQSYLASKVYMDYTRYLRSKGVLKKDESPADLGVSPLSPLMWRASAELYRLIGARCLNCGYVNFPPSERKICIRCGNTKFKEVVFSRKGKIHTFCVNYYMPAGFESPLPIIIADLDDGVRHRALGTEMSPEEVKIDMPVELVLRRLTSEDNVNLYGNVFRPIRIK; this is translated from the coding sequence ATGGCAGTAGGAATAGTGGGTTATGGAGTTTATATCCCCAAATGTCGCATTAAGAGAGAAGATATAGCAAAGGTATGGGGTGGCGGGGGGAGGGGTGAAAACGCTGCCCTTAATGACAACGAGGATGTTATAACAATGGCGGTAGAGGCTTCTGTCAATGCGATTGAACATTCGGGGCTGGCTGATGTCAGAGAGGTAGATGCCATATATTTAGGTACTGATTCCCCTCCCAATATAGAGCATTCGTCTATAGGTGTTATCGCTCAGACATTGGGGGCAAAACGGGATATTGAAGTAATGGACTTTACCACAACCCCGAGGGCAGGTATTGCGGCGTTGAAGGCATGTATTGATGCGGTAAAGTCTGGCAGGGTTAGATATGGTCTGGTAATAGCTTCGGATTATCGTCCGGCTTCACCGGGGAGCAATATGGAAATGTTCTTCGGTGGTGGAGCGGGGGCTTTTATAGTTGGAGATAAGGATACTATAGCCGATCTTGAAGAAGTTTATACCTATTCGGGTAACTTTAGAGATAACTGGAGGAGCTTGGCAGACACCTATGTAAGAGACTATGAGCCGAGGTTTACCCGGCAGTATGGTTATACAGAGCACATACACAATTCCCTTAAGGGGCTTTTATCAAAAACAGGATTAACCATCGACCAGTTTCAGCACATAGTATTCCAGCAGCCTGATGCTAGACTTCCCATGGAAATAGCCAGAAAGCTAAAGCTAACGTCTGAACAGACAAAGCTGGGGTCCATATTTAATGACATAGGAGATACAGGGGCAGCTTGCTTGTTTATAGGCCTGTCATCGGTTTTTGACAGGGCAATTTCGGGAGACAAGGTTCTTGCTGTATCCTATGGTTCAGGGACAAGTGATGCCCTCTACCTGACCGTAAGAGAACCAATAGAGAAGGCAAAAGGCAGGTGTAAATCGTATCAATCATATCTGGCTAGCAAGGTCTATATGGATTATACACGGTATCTGAGGAGTAAAGGGGTTCTGAAAAAAGACGAATCACCTGCGGATTTGGGAGTTTCTCCCTTGTCTCCTCTTATGTGGAGGGCAAGTGCCGAGCTTTACAGACTGATCGGTGCCAGGTGTTTAAACTGTGGTTACGTGAACTTTCCGCCTTCTGAAAGAAAAATTTGTATAAGGTGCGGCAATACAAAGTTTAAAGAAGTAGTATTCAGCAGGAAAGGGAAGATACATACCTTCTGTGTAAACTATTACATGCCAGCAGGTTTTGAATCTCCTTTACCTATAATAATTGCTGATCTTGATGACGGAGTTAGACACAGGGCATTGGGTACAGAGATGAGTCCTGAGGAAGTAAAGATTGATATGCCGGTAGAATTGGTTTTGAGGAGATTGACTTCCGAGGATAATGTAAACCTGTACGGAAACGTATTCAGGCCAATAAGAATAAAATAG